From Callithrix jacchus isolate 240 chromosome 3, calJac240_pri, whole genome shotgun sequence, a single genomic window includes:
- the KLF3 gene encoding Krueppel-like factor 3 isoform X2: MLMFDPVPVKQEAMDPVSVSYPSNYMESMKPNKYGVIYSTPLPDKFFQTPEGLSHGIQMEPVDLTVNKRSSPPSSAGNSPSSLKFPSSHRRASPGLSMPSSSPPIKKYSPPSPVQPFGVPLSMPPVMAAALSRHGIRSPGILPVIQPVVVQPVPFMYTSHLQQPLMVSLSEEMENSSSSMQVPVIESYEKPISQKKIKIEPGIEPQRTDYYPEEMSPPLMNSVSPPQALLQENHPSVIVQPGKRPLPVESPDTQRKRRIHRCDYDGCNKVYTKSSHLKAHRRTHTGEKPYKCTWEGCTWKFARSDELTRHFRKHTGIKPFQCPDCDRSFSRSDHLALHRKRHMLV; encoded by the exons TCATACCCATCTAATTACATGGAATCCATGAAGCCCAACAAGTATGGGGTCATCTACTCTACACCTTTGCCTGATAAGTTCTTTCAGACCCCAGAAGGCCTGTCGCACGGAATACAGATGGAGCCAGTGGACCTCACGGTGAACAAGCGGAGTTCACCCCCTTCGTCGGCTGGGAATTCGCCCTCCTCTCTGAAGTTCCCGTCCTCACACCGGAGAGCCTCGCCTGGATTGAGCATGCCTTCTTCTAGCCCACCAATAAAAAAATACTCACCCCCTTCTCCAGTGCAGCCCTTCGGCGTGCCACTGTCCATGCCGCCAGTGATGGCAGCTGCCCTCTCGCGCCACGGAATACGGAGCCCAGGCATCCTGCCCGTCATCCAGCCAGTGGTGGTGCAGCCCGTCCCCTTTATGTACACAAGTCACCTCCAACAGCCTCTCATGGTCTCCTTgtcagaagaaatggaaaattccagcaGTAGCATGCAAG taccTGTAATTGAATCATATGAGAAGCCgatatcacagaaaaaaattaaaatagaacctGGGATCGAACCACAGAGGACAGATTATTATCCTGAAGAAATGTCACCCCCCTTAATGAACTCAGTGTCCCCCCCGCAAGCATTGTTGCAAGA GAATCACCCTTCGGTCATCGTGCAGCCTGGGAAGAGACCTTTACCTGTGGAATCCCCGGATACTCAAAGGAAGCGGAGGATACACAGATGTGATTATGATGGATGCAACAAAGTGTACACTAAAAGCTCCCACTTGAAAGCACACAGAAGAACACACACAG GAGAAAAACCATACAAATGTACATGGGAAGGATGCACGTGGAAGTTTGCTCGGTCTGATGAACTCACAAGACATTTCCGAAAACACACTGGAATCAAACCTTTCCAGTGCCCGGACTGTGACCGCAGCTTCTCCCGTTCTGACCATCTTGCCCTTCATAGGAAACGCCACATGCTAGTCTGA